A genomic segment from Sparus aurata chromosome 20, fSpaAur1.1, whole genome shotgun sequence encodes:
- the LOC115571560 gene encoding 5-hydroxytryptamine receptor 3A-like — translation MFLAVDGESSEKVCSYQDVLNYMNLSKSNELFFMTRPVKDHKQATQVSLEVLLYAILDVREIDQMFIPYVWIIASWQNQHIGWKPDDFCGIKTVSLPFEVLWKPDITIEEMTEKDKAPPSPLLTIHSNGLVSIQNDQVLVSTCRMHVYKFPFDIQSCNLTFKSVVHSVDEIQLVHNVHSSEDTHTMMRTQYEWLFINMTVTNKTVNMFGLKQDVLIYTITMKRRSVLYIVNFMLPILFFLGLDMASFMISDSGGEKLGFQVTVLLAVTVMQLILNDILPSSSDRIPLIVIYCIGIFGLMMLSLLETILVLYLIAKDSQDSDMDKEDNSKQDKATCKGDKKKWTACICDVSTDETPNEQLKDSRSQLTEESQAFEKLSDELREVVKALTLLLNNRMEGGKPSYWTRVTKTINKVFFIFYVIAAGVFLLCMSLSWNNTLD, via the exons ATGTTTTTGGCAGTGGATGGAGAGTCCTCTGAGAAAGTGTGCAGTTATCAGGATGTTTTAAATTACATGAACTTGAGCAAAAGCAATGAGCTGTTCTTCATGACCCGGCCTGTTAAAGACCACAAACAGGCCACACAAGTATCCCTGGAAGTGCTGCTGTATGCCATTCTTGATGTG AGAGAGATCGACCAGATGTTCATTCCTTACGTTTGGATTATCGCT AGCTGGCAGAACCAACACATTGGATGGAAACCAGATGACTTTTGTGGCATTAAGACGGTTTCCCTTCCTTTTGAAGTTTTGTGGAAGCCAGATATAACTATTGaagaaat GACAGAAAAAGACAAGGCCCCTCCGAGTCCTCTTCTCACCATCCACAGTAACGGTTTAGTCAGCATTCAGAACGACCAGGTGCTGGTTAGCACCTGCAGGATGCACGTTTACAAATTCCCCTTTGACATCCAGAGCTGCAACCTCACCTTCAAGTCTGTCGTACACTCTG TCGATGAAATACAGCTTGTTCACAATGTCCACTcttcagaggacacacacacaatgatgcGAACCCAGTATGAGTGGCTGTTCATCAACATGACCGTCACCAACAAAACTGTCAACATGTTCGGCCTCAAGCAAGACGTGCTGATCTACACT ATCACCATGAAGAGGCGCTCTGTCCTCTACATCGTCAACTTCATGCTGCCCATCCTGTTCTTCTTGGGTCTGGACATGGCCTCCTTCATGATCTCAGACAGTGGGGGCGAGAAGCTCGGCTTCCAGGTCACTGTGCTGCTTGCTGTCACTGTGATGCAACTTATTCTGAATGATATACTGCCTTCTTCTTCAGACAGGATTCCACTTATAG TGATCTACTGTATTGGGATTTTTGGTTTGATGATGCTGAGCCTCCTGGAGACGATTCTGGTGTTGTATCTAATTGCGAAAGACTCCCAAGACAGTGATATGGATAAAGAGGACAATAGCAAACAGGACAAAGCCACCTGTAAAGGAG ACAAGAAGAAATGGACTGCATGCATCTGTGATGTGTCAACAGATGAAACGCCAAATGAGCAGCTGAAG GATAGCAGAAGCCAGCTGACGGAGGAGTCCCAGGCCTTTGAAAAGCTGTCAGACGAGCTAAGGGAGGTGGTGAAAGCACTGACGCTGCTCCTCAACAACAGGATGGAAGGAGGGAAGCCCAGCTACTGGACCAGAGTGACCAAAACAATCAACAaagttttcttcattttctatGTCATAGCTGCCGGTGTGTTTCTACTCTGTATGTCTCTCAGTTGGAATAACACACTAGACTAA
- the LOC115570859 gene encoding 5-hydroxytryptamine receptor 3A-like isoform X2, with protein sequence MLSGVVLLLLLTDVVNTEGNCSYQDVLNHLNLKKDNELFSMTRPVKNFRTPTRVSLEVLLYAILDVVEKDQKFIPYVWTVTRWNNEYISWDPAQFCGINNVSLPTEVLWKPDLTIEEMTEKDKAPPSPYLTINNKGVVEVQNDQVLVSTCRMHIYKFPFDTQSCNLSFKSVIHAAKDIRLQASDNSSEATEWSREVMRTQYEWLFINMKVTARNATDLEDQDIIVYTINMKRRSILYIVNFLLPVLFFLGLDLASFLISDSGGEKLSFKVTVLLAITVLQLILNEILPASSNRIPLIAVYCIGIFGLMLLSLLETIFVMYLMERDSQDNEANGDQSGIEDCNRQDKALNNSDREVNKWTRCACIYDVTTGETPAEQLPVAKEGSSSSTKLNEEYQTLDKLSHELREMEKTLSQLLINSKAEYVAG encoded by the exons ATGCTGTCTGGTGTCGTCCTGCTGCTCCTTCTCACAG ATGTGGTGAACACTGAGGGCAACTGCAGTTATCAGGATGTTTTAAATCACCTGAATCTGAAGAAAGACAACGAGCTGTTCTCCATGACCCGGCCGGTGAAAAATTTCAGAACGCCCACGCGGGTGTccctggaggttctgctctaCGCCATTCTGGATGTG GTTGAGAAAGACCAGAAATTCATTCCTTATGTTTGGACCGTCACA AGGTGGAACAATGAGTACATTTCCTGGGATCCAGCTCAGTTTTGTGGAATCAATAATGTTTCTCTTCCCACTGAAGTTTTGTGGAAGCCAGATCTCACTATTGAAGAAAT GACAGAGAAGGACAAAGCTCCTCCGAGTCCTTATCTCACCATCAATAATAAAGGTGTCGTTGAAGTCCAGAATGACCaggtgctggtcagcacctgcAGGATGCACATCTACAAATTCCCCTTCGACACTCAGAGCTGCAACCTGTCCTTCAAGTCTGTCATTCACGCTG CCAAAGACATCCGTCTCCAGGCGAGCGACAACTCTTCAGAGGCCACGGAGTGGTCTCGTGAGGTGATGAGGACCCAGTACGAATGGCTGTTCATCAACATGAAAGTTACTGCCAGAAACGCCACTGATCTAGAGGACCAAGACATCATCGTTTACACT ATCAACATGAAGAGGCGGTCTATCCTCTACATTGTGAACTTCTTGCTGCCCGTCCTGTTCTTCTTGGGTTTGGACTTGGCCTCCTTCCTGATATCAGACAGCGGTGGCGAGAAGCTCAGCTTCAAGGTCACTGTGCTGCTTGCCATCACTGTGTTACAGCTTATTCTGAATGAAATTCTGCCAGCCTCGTCCAACAGGATCCCTCTTATAG CTGTCTACTGTATTGGGATTTTTGGTCTGATGCTGCTGAGCCTCCTGGAGACGATTTTCGTGATGTACCTGATGGAAAGAGACTCCCAGGACAACGAGGCAAACGGAGACCAAAGTGGAATTGAGGACTGTAACAGACAGGATAAAGCGCTCAACAACAGTGACAGAG AGGTGAACAAATGGACTCGATGTGCGTGTATCTATGATGTGACTACTGGCGAGACTCCAGCTGAACAGCTGCCTGTGGCCAAAGAG ggcagcagcagcagtaccaAGCTAAACGAGGAGTACCAAACCTTGGATAAGCTCTCACATGAGCTGAGGGAGATGGAGAAAACACTGTCTCAGCTCCTCATCAACAGCAAG GCTGAATATGTAGCTGGTTAG
- the LOC115570846 gene encoding 5-hydroxytryptamine receptor 3C-like yields MCSPSSDNKLRQPVASTVGWVSYFSRLTEVICSAQPSSAQIQRQQHTVGSGLTAGTHTGLEAANTHTHTLNIFTSADMMHAAFLLLFAFTVAGAPAKKVCSYQDILDYLNLTKENSVFKVTRPVLDYTHPTIVELDIILYAILAVIEKTQTFIPFIWATMIWKNERISWDPDQFCGITQISVPTDMLWRPDLFIYEMIQKDDSPHNPYMYVSSDGEVILEEDMKVVSTCRMDVHKFPFDTQRCNITIGSAIHCADEIQLHAFSNSSRATQFSREMMKTQGEWEFLQLSVSSSNFTYHDRLWEQLVYTFTMRRRPLLHVINFLVPILFFLTLDLASYFIADHRGEKLGFKVTVLLAISVLLLILNEILPSMSNKTPLIATYCIVIFALMLLSLLETILVTYLMEKSSPYQEKFRLRGDHEDTQEKAKTDNCNKEEKRRTCCSCICEASGGERQHELLPLAEEVHNSVQSAESRVLLLILEEMKELQKTLNLHFSCGVGEGRSVQWAARINRAFFVFYVTTVSLFLPLIFVEWNT; encoded by the exons ATGTGTTCCCCTTCCTCTGATAACAAATTACGTCAACCCGTGGCGTCCACTGTGGGATGGGTTTCTTATTTCAGCCGGTTGACAGAGGTCATTTGTTCTGCCCAGCCCTCCTCGGCTCAAATCCAACGACAGCAACACACAGTTGGTTCTGGTCTCACAGCAGGGACACACACTGGACTGgaagctgcaaacacacacacacacacacttaacatcTTCACATCTGCAGATATGATGCACGCTGCTTTTTTACTCCTCTTCGCCTTCACAG TAGCTGGAGCTCCGGCAAAGAAAGTGTGCAGCTACCAGGACATCCTGGACtacctgaacctaaccaaagaaaacagtgtgttcaaagtGACCCGGCCTGTTCTGGACTACACACACCCTACCATAGTAGAGCTGGACATCATCCTCTATGCCATCCTGGCTGTG attgagaaaacacagactttcATTCCCTTCATCTGGGCGACGATG ATTTGGAAAAATGAACGCATCTCATGGGACCCCGATCAGTTCTGTGGAATCACCCAGATTTCGGTTCCTACGGACATGCTCTGGAGACCAGACCTCTTCATCTACGAGAT GATACAAAAGGACGACTCCCCTCATAATCCCTACATGTACGTGTCGAGCGATGGGGAGGTCATTCTTGAAGAGGACATGAAGGTGGTCAGCACCTGTCGGATGGACGTCCACAAGTTCCCCTTCGACACGCAGCGATGCAACATCACCATCGGATCCGCGATACACTGCG CTGATGAAATCCAGCTCCACGCTTTCTCCAACTCGTCTCGGGCCACGCAGTTCTCCAGAGAGATGATGAAGACGCAGGGGGAGTGGGAGTTCCTCCAACTGTCCGTGTCCAGCTCCAACTTCACCTACCATGACAGACTGTGGGAGCAGCTCGTATATACT TTCACCATGAGGAGGCGGCCCCTCCTCCATGTCATCAACTTCCTGGTCCCCATTCTCTTCTTCCTGACCCTCGACCTCGCCTCCTATTTCATCGCAGACCACCGAGGAGAGAAGCTGGGCTTCAAAGTCACCGTGCTGCTCGCCATCTCCGTCCTGCTGCTCATCCTGAACGAAATCCTGCCCTCCATGTCCAACAAGACTCCACTCATAG cGACCTACTGCATTGTGATTTTTGCTCTGATGCTGCTCAGTCTGCTGGAGACCATCTTGGTTACGTATCTTATGGAGAAAAGCTCCCCGTACCAGGAGAAGTTCAGGCTGAGGGGCGACCACGAGGACACACAGGAAAAGGCAAAAACCGATAATTGTAACAAAG AGGAGAAAAGACGGACCTGCTGTTCCTGCATCTGTGAAGCGTCTGGTGGTGAGAGACAGCACGAACTGCTGCCTTTGGCTGAAGAG GTTCACAACAGCGTTCAGTCAGCGGAGTCTCGCGTGTTGCTGTTGATcctggaggagatgaaggagctGCAGAAAACTCTGAACCTGCACTTCAGCTGCGGAGTGGGAGAAGGGAGGTCCGTCCAGTGGGCGGCACGGATCAACAGAGCCTTCTTCGTCTTCTACGTCACCACCGTGTCGCTGTTTCTACCCCTCATCTTCGTGGAGTGGAACACTTAG
- the LOC115570859 gene encoding 5-hydroxytryptamine receptor 3A-like isoform X1, with product MLSGVVLLLLLTDVVNTEGNCSYQDVLNHLNLKKDNELFSMTRPVKNFRTPTRVSLEVLLYAILDVVEKDQKFIPYVWTVTRWNNEYISWDPAQFCGINNVSLPTEVLWKPDLTIEEMTEKDKAPPSPYLTINNKGVVEVQNDQVLVSTCRMHIYKFPFDTQSCNLSFKSVIHAAKDIRLQASDNSSEATEWSREVMRTQYEWLFINMKVTARNATDLEDQDIIVYTINMKRRSILYIVNFLLPVLFFLGLDLASFLISDSGGEKLSFKVTVLLAITVLQLILNEILPASSNRIPLIAVYCIGIFGLMLLSLLETIFVMYLMERDSQDNEANGDQSGIEDCNRQDKALNNSDREVNKWTRCACIYDVTTGETPAEQLPVAKEGSSSSTKLNEEYQTLDKLSHELREMEKTLSQLLINSKVEEKPGYWTKMAKRVNKYFFITYITVIFVFLIVIFLKWQNVL from the exons ATGCTGTCTGGTGTCGTCCTGCTGCTCCTTCTCACAG ATGTGGTGAACACTGAGGGCAACTGCAGTTATCAGGATGTTTTAAATCACCTGAATCTGAAGAAAGACAACGAGCTGTTCTCCATGACCCGGCCGGTGAAAAATTTCAGAACGCCCACGCGGGTGTccctggaggttctgctctaCGCCATTCTGGATGTG GTTGAGAAAGACCAGAAATTCATTCCTTATGTTTGGACCGTCACA AGGTGGAACAATGAGTACATTTCCTGGGATCCAGCTCAGTTTTGTGGAATCAATAATGTTTCTCTTCCCACTGAAGTTTTGTGGAAGCCAGATCTCACTATTGAAGAAAT GACAGAGAAGGACAAAGCTCCTCCGAGTCCTTATCTCACCATCAATAATAAAGGTGTCGTTGAAGTCCAGAATGACCaggtgctggtcagcacctgcAGGATGCACATCTACAAATTCCCCTTCGACACTCAGAGCTGCAACCTGTCCTTCAAGTCTGTCATTCACGCTG CCAAAGACATCCGTCTCCAGGCGAGCGACAACTCTTCAGAGGCCACGGAGTGGTCTCGTGAGGTGATGAGGACCCAGTACGAATGGCTGTTCATCAACATGAAAGTTACTGCCAGAAACGCCACTGATCTAGAGGACCAAGACATCATCGTTTACACT ATCAACATGAAGAGGCGGTCTATCCTCTACATTGTGAACTTCTTGCTGCCCGTCCTGTTCTTCTTGGGTTTGGACTTGGCCTCCTTCCTGATATCAGACAGCGGTGGCGAGAAGCTCAGCTTCAAGGTCACTGTGCTGCTTGCCATCACTGTGTTACAGCTTATTCTGAATGAAATTCTGCCAGCCTCGTCCAACAGGATCCCTCTTATAG CTGTCTACTGTATTGGGATTTTTGGTCTGATGCTGCTGAGCCTCCTGGAGACGATTTTCGTGATGTACCTGATGGAAAGAGACTCCCAGGACAACGAGGCAAACGGAGACCAAAGTGGAATTGAGGACTGTAACAGACAGGATAAAGCGCTCAACAACAGTGACAGAG AGGTGAACAAATGGACTCGATGTGCGTGTATCTATGATGTGACTACTGGCGAGACTCCAGCTGAACAGCTGCCTGTGGCCAAAGAG ggcagcagcagcagtaccaAGCTAAACGAGGAGTACCAAACCTTGGATAAGCTCTCACATGAGCTGAGGGAGATGGAGAAAACACTGTCTCAGCTCCTCATCAACAGCAAGGTAGAGGAGAAGCCCGGCTACTGGACCAAAATGGCTAAAAGAGTCAACAAATACTTCTTTATCACCTATATAACAGTGATTTTcgtttttttaattgttatcTTTTTAAAATGGCAAAATGTATTATGA